AGCAGAAGACCATGGCTGATTATCGATTGTCCAGCCCTGTGTCTTACCCGACTTCAGTTTAAAATCCTGTACAAAGATGACTTCCGGGTTATTGGACTTATCATAAAAGAGTGCTGCAAAATTCTCCTGCAGGTCTTCTGCTTTCTTCTTATACAGGGAATACTTACCACCTGTGATGATCGCTTGTGCGGCTTCCAGTGCTTTTGTGTAATATCCATTTGCTTTATCTGCAGGGATGCCTACTTCTCCACCAGGCAGGCTCACACCTGGTGTTGACACACCGTATTTTGCTATAGAACCTGCATACAATGCTGCCCTTGATTGCATGGCCAGTGCTGCTGCCCTGGAAACACGTGATTTAACGCCCGCATCATCGGGTACCACATTCTTCACACTATCCAGTTCACTGATCACGAAATCATAGATCTCGGATTCCTTCGCGCGTGCGTGCTGCAGGTAGGTAGGATCGCCACTGAAGTTATATTCCATCGGTTCCAGTATCAGTGGTACACCACCCATACATTTTACTTCCTGGAAGTAAATGGCCGCACGCAGGAAACGTGCCTCTCCCAGAAAACGGGCGCGTACTTCGGCCGACAGTTCACTGGCTGCTGAACATTTCTTTATAAAGAGATTCAGGTCGCGGATATAACCGTAATCCCATAATCCCCACCATCCGGTCGGATAATCGATCTGCTTTGTTCTCCAATATTGCCCCGCTTCTGAAGGGAAGGCTTCATCAAAATTGGTAAACTCGGCCCAGTTGGTGATCGTTTGTTGTTCCGGATAACGGTTATATAGATCAGCCAGCACGGATAGTACCAGATCAGGGCTTTTCCATACAGCTTCGTCAGTCAATAGATTAGTCGGATCGGTTGTCAGGAACTCTTCGTCCTTTACACATCCTGTTATTATAGTGATAGCCGCTGTGAGTATCAGCAAATATTTTTTCATACTACGAATAATTAAAAGATCAGAGAGAAAGTTCAAAACCAATGTTCACAAATTTGCTCTGCGGATAGGTGAGACCGTTATCATCTATGATCTCCGCATCTATACCAACGTTTTTCATATTATCGATAGAGAAAAGGTTATTCGCGTTCACATAGAAACGTGCTCTTTCTATTTTAATACGGCTGAGGATATTCTTAGGAATAACGTATCCCAGCTCCATTGTTCTTGCGCGCAGGTATTTGACATTGATCAGCCAGAAGTCAGAGTTCCTGCCGTAGCTGCTATGACCACCATCATTGAAACGCAGTGCAGGATATTTACCAGGGATCCAGGCGCTGTTCAGGTCAAGTGGGTTCTCTCTGTGCCAACGGTCTTTATAAAGATCAGCTAACAGGTTACCACCATTCTGATAAGGATTACGCATTTCCCAGTTACGTGCAAAAGAGTAACCACCACCACCAGAAAAGTCGATACGGGCATCAAATCCTTTCCAGCCTGCAGAGAAGCTCAGACCGAAGTTCACAATAGGGTTCCTTCCGGTACCGTAACCTATGGGACGCATATCCTGATCATTAATGATACCATCATTGTTCTGATCTTTATAGATCAGGTCACCCGGCAGTAAAGTCTTGTTACCCGCTCCGTCGATGTTCACCGGATACTTGTTGATCTGCTCCTGTGACTGGAACTGACCCACTGTTTCCATTCCCCAGAAAGCATTGGTAAAACGTTCTTCGCGGGAGCTGAAATAATGATCCAGTGAGTTGTTGAAGACGGGTTTGTAAGTATGCAGTGTTTTATTACGTGCTACAGAGAAGTTACCGCCAATGTTAAAGCTTACCTGCTTTACCTTGCCGGAATAAGCAATGGAACCTTCGATGCCAGCCACCTGGTCGCTGTTTACGTTTTCTGACGGGAGATTGTAGCCAAGTTCACTAGGAACCAGGATATCATATTTTGCACCAAGTAAACCGGTTCTTTTCCTGTTGAACACGTCGATCGCACCAGTGATCTTGTCGTTGAGCAACGCGTAATCCAGTCCGATGTCAAAAGTCTGGCTTATGAACCAGGAGATATTCCTGATAGGTACGCCTTTATTGCCCGCACCAATGACAGCATTACCATCAAGGATGACAGTAGAAGTGTTATAATTATATCCTTCCAGGTAATCGTATGCACCGATACCAATATCATCATCACCCAGCTTACCATAGGAAGCACGGAGCTTCAGTTCACTGATCAGGTTCTTGCTTACTTTACCGAAGAACTTTTCTTCACTCAGTCTCCATCCACCGGAAACAGACGGGAAGGTGCCCCATCTTTTATTCGGAGCGAATTTCCAGGAAGCATCACGGCGCGCTGAAAGCTCGATGTAATACCTGCCGCCATAGTTATAATTGACACGGCCGATATAACCCAGTCTGGCCTCTGTACCATCTCCATCATTGTAGGTATCCATTGTAGAGAAATAGATCAGTGGCAGCTGGTTAATGGTCGGAACAGAGTGTACATAGGAACCTAAATCCCTCCGCTTAATTCTTTCTGCTACCAGGGTTGCACCGATCGTATGGCGGTCAAAGGTTCTGTTATAGTTGAGCTGTAACTGAGTGGTAGGTGACAATATCGTTCTGT
The DNA window shown above is from Chitinophaga agri and carries:
- a CDS encoding RagB/SusD family nutrient uptake outer membrane protein — encoded protein: MKKYLLILTAAITIITGCVKDEEFLTTDPTNLLTDEAVWKSPDLVLSVLADLYNRYPEQQTITNWAEFTNFDEAFPSEAGQYWRTKQIDYPTGWWGLWDYGYIRDLNLFIKKCSAASELSAEVRARFLGEARFLRAAIYFQEVKCMGGVPLILEPMEYNFSGDPTYLQHARAKESEIYDFVISELDSVKNVVPDDAGVKSRVSRAAALAMQSRAALYAGSIAKYGVSTPGVSLPGGEVGIPADKANGYYTKALEAAQAIITGGKYSLYKKKAEDLQENFAALFYDKSNNPEVIFVQDFKLKSGKTQGWTIDNQPWSSAEEQQGGRVNPSLNLALLYEKLDNTYAPFATNNGSDYVYYDNPGDIFAGRDARLGGTIMLPGSRFKGVPLDIWAGVMYWKDGKYNVISGDNFADRDSIPVAGAPKSSQVVGADGPVDGLQYSAQTGFFVRKFMDPAVGSGQIGTRSDVWWVRFRYAEVLLNAAEAAFELGQSGLSSEYINPLRDRAGFTTPLTAAQITFDRIVHERRVELAFEGHELFDNKRWRLAHKVWNGENISATDVVANIGKADKVNTMIYGILGYKIYHPGNANDGKWVYRVVKPSNVTAAHRFNFGNYYSVIGSDVLSNNPKLVKNPNH